The Musa acuminata AAA Group cultivar baxijiao chromosome BXJ1-3, Cavendish_Baxijiao_AAA, whole genome shotgun sequence genome window below encodes:
- the LOC135636906 gene encoding heavy metal-associated isoprenylated plant protein 47-like — translation MKQKIVIKVQINCNKCRSKAMRLVASAEGVDSVAVEGEDKDQLVLVGDGVDPADLTCTLRKKVGHAYIVKVEEVKATTQPEKPPPVVKGVEVGWPCYSSYPPCPPVVFYEHGCSTPSPYSCPIM, via the exons ATGAAG CAAAAGATAGTGATCAAAGTGCAGATAAACTGCAACAAATGCCGCTCCAAAGCAATGCGGCTTGTTGCTTCAGCAG AAGGGGTTGACTCAGTCGCAGTGGAAGGGGAGGACAAGGATCAGTTGGTGCTAGTCGGAGATGGCGTCGATCCCGCTGACTTGACGTGCACCCTGAGGAAGAAAGTAGGGCATGCGTATATAGTCAAAGTAGAGGAAGTGAAAGCGACTACTCAGCCAGAAAAGCCACCACCGGTGGTGAAGGGAGTGGAGGTTGGGTGGCCATGTTATTCCAGTTACCCTCCATGTCCGCCGGTGGTGTTCTATGAACACGGCTGCAGTACTCCCAGTCCATATTCTTGTCCCATCATGTAG
- the LOC135620044 gene encoding uncharacterized protein LOC135620044, with translation MRRSVAPLLLRSRRFASSTAVSGISSSSSDKIVAAVLFERLPVVIPKIEPIVYAFREFSFRWRQQYRRKYPDEVLGKADARGKGDYQTDYVPAPRITEADKTNDKRSLQRALDRRLYLLLYGSTYGTPDTEPVWHFPEKVYENEETLRLCAESALKSVIGGLNNTYFVGNAPMAQMVVEPKEDFALFKRFFFKSQVIGTSKLQIGDCKDFVWVTKDELMEYFPEQASFFNKMIIS, from the exons ATGCGGCGATCTGTGGCTCCGCTCCTCCTCCGATCCCGGCGGTTCGCCTCATCGACTGCCGTCAGTGGCATCAGTAGCAGCAGCTCGGACAAGATTGTCGCCGCCGTGCTCTTCGAGCGGCTCCCAGTTGTGATCCCCAAGATCGAGCCCATCGTCTACGCCTTCCGAGAATTCTC GTTTCGATGGAGACAGCAGTATCGTCGGAAGTACCCTGATGAGGTCTTGGGAAAGGCGGATGCAAG GGGGAAAGGTGACTATCAAACTGATTATGTACCTGCTCCAAGGATCACAGAAGCTGACAAGACTAATGATAAAAG GTCACTGCAAAGGGCACTTGATAGAAGACTTTATCTTCTCCTGTATGGCAGCACATATGGAACTCCTGATACGGAACCTGTTTGGCATTTTCCAGAAAAGGTTTATGAAAATGAAGAAACTTTGCGTCTG TGTGCAGAATCAGCACTGAAATCTGTAATTGGAGGGCTCAATAATACATATTTTGTGGGCAACGCTCCAATGGCACAAATGGTTGTGGAACCAAAAGAAGACTTTGCACTTTTTAAG CGGTTCTTTTTCAAATCGCAAGTAATTGGTACTAGCAAACTTCAGATTGGAGATTGCAAAGATTTTGTCTGGGTGACCAAGGATGAGTTGATGGAGTACTTTCCAGAGCAAGCTTCCTTTTTTAACAAGATGATTATCAGCTAA